ATACTGGCTCTCCTTTGCCAGGTGTAAGTGTAATTATAAAAGGAACAATGCAAGGAACCACTACCGATATGAGTGGAAGTTATTCGATTTCTGTGGCGAACGAAAAATCAGTACTTGTATTTAGTATGGTTGGTTTTGAGCCCCAAGAAATTCCAGTAGGCAACCAATCGATGATTAACATCACATTGAGAACAGATTCCAAAGTACTTGATGAAGTTGTTGTTGTTGGTTATGGTGTTCAAAAAAAGGAGACGATTACTGGAGCGGTTTCTTCCGTTAAAGGATCCGAACTTATCAAAGCACCAGTTGTAAACTTAAGTAACTCTATCGCTGGTCGTATGGCTGGTGTGGTTGCAGTCAACCGTAGTGGTGAGCCAGGAGGAGATGGATCAGCGATTAGAATTCGTGGTTCTAATACCTTAAATAATGGTGATGCCCTCATTGTTGTCGATGGAATACCAAACAGAGCTGGTGGACTTGACAGAATTAACCCAAATGACATAGAAAGTATCTCAGTCTTGAAAGATGCGGCGGCGGCTATTTATGGGTCTAGAGCAGCAAACGGTGTAATTTTGATTACTACAAAGCGTGGAAAAACTGGTAAGCCATTGTTATCTTACTCAGCCAACCAAGGTTATTCGCAACCAACTGTTATTCCTGCATTGGCTAGTTCGGCACAATATACAAGTATGCTAAACGACTTGGATATATATGCATTACCAGTTTCTGAGTGGTCAAGTGCAAATTCGGCTTATAAAGCAACAGGATCATACACAAGACCAGATGGAACAGTAAGAAAAGCACCTTATAGTCCAGACGATATCCGTCAGTTCGAAGATGGTTCTGATCCTTGGTTACATCCAAATACTGACTGGTATGCAGCAACTTTGAAAAATTGGTCACCTCAAGTGCGTCATAACGTGCAAGTTTCGGGTGGTACTGATAATGTCAAGTACTTGGCTTCATTGGGATACCAAAATCAAGACGGTTACTACAAGGAGTCAGCAACGGCGTATCAACAATATGACATCAGATTGAACTTGGATGCGAAACTCAATAAATACATTGATTTAAATGTTGGTATTCTTGGACGTGAAGAAGCAAGAAACTACCCAACACGTAGTGCTGGATCAATTTTCAGAATGCAAATGCGTGGTAAGCCACAACAGCAGGCATACTGGCCAAATGGTCTTCCAGGTCCCGATATTGAGAATGGTGAAAACCCAGTTGTTATTACGACTGACCTTTCTGGATATGATCGTCAGAAACAAGATTATATTCAAACCAACGGTTCTTTAGATATTAAGATTCCTGGTATTGAAGGTCTTAAGTTTACTGCTACAGCAGCAATTGATAAGCGTATTGGAACAAGAAAGCTTTGGCAAATTCCTTGGACATTGTATCAAGCAGGTTCTGGATTTGAGGCAGATGGTACTACTCCAATTTTGGTTCCATCACAACGTGGACCAGCTGAGCCAAACCTTACTCAAAACTATGACGACCAATTAAACATTCTACTTGGTGGAGTTGCTACTTATGAGAAGCAATTTGGAGTTCATGGCTTAACACTTTTGGCAGGAACAAACAAAGAAACCATTACAGGTAACAACTTTGGTGCATTTAGAAGATACTTTATTTCTCCTGCAATTGATCAAATGTTTGCCGGTGGAGATTTGGCTAAAGACAACAGTGGTGGTGCATACGAAACAGCTCGTATCAATTACTTTGGACGTGTTGCTTATAATTTTAAAGAGAAATACCTTTTAGAATTTTTGTGGAGATATGATGGTTCAGATAGATTCCCTAAAGAAACACGATATGGATTTTTCCCTGGCGTAATGGCTGGATGGGTAATGTCTGACGAAGCATTCATGAAGGATGTTAGCTTTATCAACTTTTTGAAAATTAGAGGGTCATGGGGTCAATTAGGAAATGATCAAGTAAACCTTCCTAACTCTACTACTGCAGCTACCTATCAGTATCTTTCTACTTATGGTTTCCGTAGTTATATTTTAGGCGATGCTGAGCAAAAGACTTTGTATGAGACTCGTCTTCCTAATAATAACATTACTTGGGAAGTTGCTTCTAATTCAAACATTGGATTAGAAGGACAACTGTTTAATAGTAAAGTTACTTTTGAATTGGATTATTTCTTAAACAAAAGATCTCAAATTCTTTGGTATAAAAATGCTTCTGTTCCTCAGTCTACTGGTATAACATTACCTGCACAAAACTTTGGAGAAGTATCTAACCGTGGTTTTGATTTTAACATTGGATACCGTAGTCAAAAAGGTGATTTCAAGTATAACATTAGTTTAAATGGTGGTTATGCGAAAAACAGAATCGATTTCTGGGATGAAGCTCCAGGAGCTCCAGAATGGCAAAGAACTACTGGCAAGCCAATGAATACTTACATTTCATACATATATGATGGTGTATTTAAAGACCAAGCAGCCATAGATGCCAATCAAATTGATTATTCTGCAATTGTTAAGGAAATTCGCCCTGGTGATATGAAATACCAAGATTACAATGGTGATGGTAAAATAACTCCTGATGATCAAGTTCGTACAAACAACACTCAATTACCTTTATTCCAAGGTGGTGTAAACTTAGGTGCTGAGTACAAAAACTTCGACCTTACAATTTTATTCCAAGGTGCTGCAGGTGCAAAGCAATACGTGAGTGCTGGCGAAATGGGTAACATTGGTAACTACCTTTTGGATATTTATCAAAACCGTTGGACAATCGACAACCCAAGTGATGTACACCCAAGAATCGCTAACCGTTCGGATCAATATTATTCAAACAATAACACTTACTGGCTACGAAGCAGCGATTACATTCGCTTGAAAAACTTTGAAGTTGGTTATTCATTGCCTGAATCTATTGGAACTAAAATAGGAATGAGTTCAGTTCGCTTTTACTTCAGTGGACAAAACTTATTTACTATCGACAAACTTAAGGTTTTTGACCCTGAAACCACAAGTAGTACTGGTCAGTATTACCCTCAATCGAAAGTACTCAACTTAGGTTTAACAGTTAAATTCTAAATAATAGTAACAATGAAATTATACAAAAAATCAATATTAACGCTGTTTACAATTTCAGTTTTTACGATAGGATGTAACGACGACTTTGTAAACACTCAACCCCTCGACCAGCTTTCAGAAAACGTGGTTTGGGGAGATGCTTCATTGGCGACAGCCTTTGTAAGCGAGCTATATGCAGGTTTTGGAAATGGAGGTTTTGATGAGCAAATGCTCGCGTCTCTCACTGACGAAACCATTTTTACCCACCCAGGTAGAAACATCACAACTCACACAGAAGGAAGAATTAATCCTGCTGATCCAGGTTGGGTGAATAACACTATTACATGGGGCAATATGTACTCAAGAATTAGAGGTTGTAATTTAGCTTTAGCTAATTTAGAGTCTCCTAAATTCACCGATACTAATAATCTTGCCAAAAGGTTAATTGGTGAGGCGAAATTCATGAGAGCTTATTATTATCATCAGTTACTAAGGTATTATGGTGGTATTCCATTGATAGACAAAGCTTACAAATTAGATGATCCAGATTTTTTAGCACCAAGAAATACTTTTGAGGAGTGCTTGAACTTCATTGTAAAGGATCTTGACGATGCAGCTGCGGCTCTTGACGGACTTAGCATGCAAAAAGGTAGAGCAACCAAAGCAGCCGCTCTTGCCCTAAAATCAAGAATGTTGATTTATGCTGCTAGTGATCTTTATGACACTCCGACTTCAAAAGCAAAGTCTCAAGCACATGCTGCTTATGCTACTCCAGAATACGTAGGGTATGTAAGTGGAAACAGAGCGGAACGTTGGCAAAAAGCGAAGGCAGCTGCTAAAGCTGTAGTTGACTTATCTGGATATGGTTTCCAAATGGGTCTTACAGCACCAGTAACTCCAGAAGAAGGAACAACCAATTACATGAATCAATCTCTTTCTAGAAATGGAGGACAAGTTGATATGATTTTAGGTCGTAACTTTATCGTAACTAAGAACGAAAACGGAGGACGTATCGGTCTTTATAATGGACCAAATGGTTACAACAACTGGGCGGGAAATACTCCTATCCAAGAGTTAGTTGATGACTACGAAACCATGGATGGTAAAAAGTTTGATTGGAATAACCCAGAACACACTAAAGAGCCATACAAAAATAGAGATCCTAGATTCAAGGCATCTATTATGCATGAAGGTACTCAGTGGAAAACTCGTTCATCTAGTAATCTTCCTTTAGATCCAGCAAGTCAGATTCAAGTTGGAGAGTATGAAGTAAACCCAGGTGGAGTAAAGAAAATTCATTTTGGACTTGATACTCGTAAAAGCCCAATAGAAGACTGGAACGGTAGTTATACAGGATATTACATGCGTAAATTCACTGATCCAAACCCAGCAATTGTTGATCAAAATACTTGGCAACAAATTCCATGGCCAATTTTAAGATACACCGAAGCTGTCCTTAACTATGTGGAAGCTTGTATTGAGCTTGGAGATGATGATGAAGCAAAAAAATACCTCAACCAAATTCGATTTAGAGTAGGTATGCCTGCGATTACAGAAACTGGAGCTGCGTTAAAAGAAAGATACCGAAACGAAAGAAGAATCGAGATGGTATTTGAAGAGCAACGCTACCACGATGCTCGTAGATGGATGATCGCTCCTACCACTTTAGGTAGAAAAGCAAGTATCATAAACATTAAAGGTACCTTGAAAGAAGGAAAATCAGTATCTGTTTACAAATACGACACAAACAATTACAATTATACTTATACCATAGGGA
This portion of the Spirosomataceae bacterium TFI 002 genome encodes:
- a CDS encoding TonB-linked outer membrane protein, SusC/RagA family, which encodes MKKHFLLKELSWKPYYQKEHGNSTKRFASIKLAVLLFFTTIVSYAAINVKGTVNDDTGSPLPGVSVIIKGTMQGTTTDMSGSYSISVANEKSVLVFSMVGFEPQEIPVGNQSMINITLRTDSKVLDEVVVVGYGVQKKETITGAVSSVKGSELIKAPVVNLSNSIAGRMAGVVAVNRSGEPGGDGSAIRIRGSNTLNNGDALIVVDGIPNRAGGLDRINPNDIESISVLKDAAAAIYGSRAANGVILITTKRGKTGKPLLSYSANQGYSQPTVIPALASSAQYTSMLNDLDIYALPVSEWSSANSAYKATGSYTRPDGTVRKAPYSPDDIRQFEDGSDPWLHPNTDWYAATLKNWSPQVRHNVQVSGGTDNVKYLASLGYQNQDGYYKESATAYQQYDIRLNLDAKLNKYIDLNVGILGREEARNYPTRSAGSIFRMQMRGKPQQQAYWPNGLPGPDIENGENPVVITTDLSGYDRQKQDYIQTNGSLDIKIPGIEGLKFTATAAIDKRIGTRKLWQIPWTLYQAGSGFEADGTTPILVPSQRGPAEPNLTQNYDDQLNILLGGVATYEKQFGVHGLTLLAGTNKETITGNNFGAFRRYFISPAIDQMFAGGDLAKDNSGGAYETARINYFGRVAYNFKEKYLLEFLWRYDGSDRFPKETRYGFFPGVMAGWVMSDEAFMKDVSFINFLKIRGSWGQLGNDQVNLPNSTTAATYQYLSTYGFRSYILGDAEQKTLYETRLPNNNITWEVASNSNIGLEGQLFNSKVTFELDYFLNKRSQILWYKNASVPQSTGITLPAQNFGEVSNRGFDFNIGYRSQKGDFKYNISLNGGYAKNRIDFWDEAPGAPEWQRTTGKPMNTYISYIYDGVFKDQAAIDANQIDYSAIVKEIRPGDMKYQDYNGDGKITPDDQVRTNNTQLPLFQGGVNLGAEYKNFDLTILFQGAAGAKQYVSAGEMGNIGNYLLDIYQNRWTIDNPSDVHPRIANRSDQYYSNNNTYWLRSSDYIRLKNFEVGYSLPESIGTKIGMSSVRFYFSGQNLFTIDKLKVFDPETTSSTGQYYPQSKVLNLGLTVKF
- a CDS encoding Starch-binding associating with outer membrane — its product is MKLYKKSILTLFTISVFTIGCNDDFVNTQPLDQLSENVVWGDASLATAFVSELYAGFGNGGFDEQMLASLTDETIFTHPGRNITTHTEGRINPADPGWVNNTITWGNMYSRIRGCNLALANLESPKFTDTNNLAKRLIGEAKFMRAYYYHQLLRYYGGIPLIDKAYKLDDPDFLAPRNTFEECLNFIVKDLDDAAAALDGLSMQKGRATKAAALALKSRMLIYAASDLYDTPTSKAKSQAHAAYATPEYVGYVSGNRAERWQKAKAAAKAVVDLSGYGFQMGLTAPVTPEEGTTNYMNQSLSRNGGQVDMILGRNFIVTKNENGGRIGLYNGPNGYNNWAGNTPIQELVDDYETMDGKKFDWNNPEHTKEPYKNRDPRFKASIMHEGTQWKTRSSSNLPLDPASQIQVGEYEVNPGGVKKIHFGLDTRKSPIEDWNGSYTGYYMRKFTDPNPAIVDQNTWQQIPWPILRYTEAVLNYVEACIELGDDDEAKKYLNQIRFRVGMPAITETGAALKERYRNERRIEMVFEEQRYHDARRWMIAPTTLGRKASIINIKGTLKEGKSVSVYKYDTNNYNYTYTIGKIDPGKENRNWDDKIYFLPIHRDEINRNNKLVQNPGY